One part of the Paenibacillus silvisoli genome encodes these proteins:
- the hisS gene encoding histidine--tRNA ligase, whose translation MGFQKPPGTQDFLPGSVEKWQFVESKARDICRRFNFREIRTPMFEMTELYKRGVGETTDIVEKEMYTFTDRGNRSLTLRPEGTAGAVRAYVENKLYGEPDLTKLYYIGPMFRYERQQAGRYRQFHQFGVEALGAVDAALDAEVIALGYTFYSEVGLKDVRVEINSVGTPAVRAAFRERLLGFLEPKRELLCKDCQSRMERNPLRVLDCKNDQHQFEGAPSILDSLDEECRTHFEALQEHLTGMNIPYYINPRLVRGLDYYTHTAFEYKAEGIGAIDTIGGGGRYNGLVADIGGPDQPGVGLGLGLERTVMLLESQGVQLDNLHQVDVYMVGLGEAADREVTLLLHNLRLRGISAERDYQGRKMKAQMKSADRLQVRFTAILGDDELSRGEIALKNMATGEQKFIAFDQLADEILK comes from the coding sequence ATGGGCTTTCAGAAGCCGCCGGGCACGCAGGACTTCTTGCCGGGCTCGGTAGAGAAATGGCAGTTTGTCGAAAGCAAAGCGCGCGACATTTGCCGCCGGTTCAACTTTCGGGAAATCCGTACGCCAATGTTTGAAATGACGGAGCTTTATAAGCGCGGCGTCGGCGAAACGACCGACATCGTAGAGAAAGAAATGTACACCTTCACGGATCGCGGCAACCGGAGCTTGACGCTTCGTCCGGAAGGCACGGCAGGCGCGGTTCGCGCGTATGTCGAGAACAAGCTTTACGGCGAGCCTGACTTGACGAAGCTCTACTACATCGGACCGATGTTCCGTTATGAGCGTCAGCAAGCCGGCCGTTACCGTCAGTTCCACCAGTTCGGCGTTGAAGCGCTAGGGGCTGTTGACGCTGCGCTGGACGCGGAAGTGATCGCGCTTGGCTACACGTTCTACAGCGAAGTGGGCTTGAAAGACGTTCGCGTTGAAATCAACTCGGTCGGCACGCCTGCCGTCCGCGCAGCATTCCGCGAGCGTCTGCTTGGCTTCCTTGAGCCGAAGCGGGAGCTGCTCTGCAAAGACTGCCAGTCGCGCATGGAGCGTAATCCGCTCCGCGTATTGGATTGCAAAAACGATCAGCATCAATTTGAAGGCGCGCCATCGATCTTGGATAGTCTGGACGAAGAATGCCGTACGCACTTCGAAGCGCTGCAAGAGCACCTGACCGGAATGAACATTCCCTACTACATCAATCCACGTCTAGTACGCGGTCTCGACTACTACACGCACACGGCGTTTGAGTATAAAGCCGAAGGCATCGGCGCGATCGATACGATCGGCGGCGGCGGCCGGTATAACGGTCTTGTAGCCGATATCGGCGGACCGGATCAGCCGGGCGTCGGGCTTGGACTTGGCTTGGAGCGCACGGTGATGCTGCTGGAGAGTCAAGGGGTTCAGCTCGATAATTTGCACCAGGTCGACGTGTACATGGTCGGTCTTGGCGAAGCGGCCGACCGCGAAGTGACGCTTCTGCTCCACAATCTGCGGCTTCGCGGCATTTCGGCGGAACGCGATTACCAAGGCCGCAAAATGAAAGCGCAAATGAAGTCGGCCGACCGGCTGCAGGTTCGTTTTACGGCCATTCTAGGCGACGACGAGCTTAGCCGCGGCGAGATCGCCTTGAAAAACATGGCGACCGGCGAACAGAAATTTATCGCGTTCGATCAATTGGCCGACGAGATTTTGAAATAG
- the dtd gene encoding D-aminoacyl-tRNA deacylase — protein sequence MRVVVQRSKQAAVTVDGETVGAIDQGLVLLVGVTHEDNEADIRWMAEKVAGLRIFEDEDGKMNHSVLDVGGAILSVSQFTLYGDCRKGRRPNFMAAARPEQAEALYDAFNAQLRSTGLVVETGKFGAMMDVSFTNWGPVTLIIDSKA from the coding sequence ATGAGAGTCGTAGTACAGCGCAGCAAGCAGGCGGCCGTCACGGTTGACGGCGAAACGGTCGGCGCGATCGATCAAGGTCTCGTGCTGCTTGTGGGCGTCACCCATGAAGACAATGAAGCCGATATTCGCTGGATGGCGGAGAAGGTGGCCGGTTTACGGATTTTTGAGGACGAGGACGGGAAAATGAATCATTCCGTGCTGGACGTTGGCGGCGCGATCTTGTCCGTCTCGCAGTTTACGCTGTATGGCGATTGCCGCAAAGGACGCCGTCCGAACTTTATGGCAGCCGCCCGCCCCGAGCAGGCTGAGGCGCTATATGACGCTTTTAACGCGCAGCTTCGTTCTACCGGGTTAGTCGTGGAAACGGGCAAGTTCGGCGCGATGATGGATGTATCGTTCACCAACTGGGGACCGGTTACGCTGATTATCGACAGTAAGGCTTAA
- a CDS encoding RelA/SpoT family protein, with translation MGIEQLLDKASTYMKEQDLTRIKEAYEFADQAHHGQVRKSGEPYILHPVAVAEILVNMQMDVLSIIAALLHDVVEDTTVPLEEVRSRFGEACAAVVDGLTKLEKIQFRSKEEQQNENYRKMFVAMAQDMRVILIKLADRLHNMRTLKYQSEEAQRRIAYETLEIFCPIAHRLGISAIKWEMEDIALRYLNPQQYYRIANLMKKKRAEREQYIADVIGRIREKLEDMGIDGDISGRPKHIYSIYKKMTARSKQFNEIYDLLAIRIIVDNIKDCYATLGIIHTLWKPMPGRFKDYIAMPKANMYQSLHTTVIGPTGEPTEVQIRTWDMHRTSEFGIAAHWAYKEGGVVPGGSFEDKMTLFREIIELQHEASDASEFVESLKMDFFSDLVFVFTPKGEVFELPAGAVPLDFAYRIHTEVGNRTIGSKVNGRIVPLDYKLKTGDIVEILTSKHSYGPSQDWIKIAQSSHARSKIKQWFKKERREENVVKGRDNIERELKRIGLEPSSFMSDAQLQEAANKFTFNDIDDMLSAVGFGGITAAQICTKLTEKMRKEAEEANQIELSNEMKEMKSSPTLRKTRPTHGVSVKGVDNLLVRFARCCNPVPGDVIVGYITRGRGVSVHRTDCLNLSSASIDGEEAARVIEVEWEQSVEANYSVDIEITGHDRPGLLNEVLQAVSESKTNISAVSGRSDKNKLAMIHMTILIRNIEHLQSVVERIKRVKDIYSVQRIMQ, from the coding sequence ATGGGCATAGAGCAGCTACTCGACAAAGCGTCGACATATATGAAGGAACAAGACCTGACACGGATCAAGGAAGCTTATGAATTTGCCGATCAGGCCCATCACGGGCAGGTGCGCAAATCGGGCGAGCCGTATATCCTGCATCCCGTCGCCGTAGCGGAAATTCTCGTCAACATGCAAATGGACGTGTTGTCGATTATTGCCGCGCTTCTTCATGATGTCGTCGAAGATACGACTGTCCCGCTGGAAGAAGTCCGCTCTCGTTTTGGAGAGGCATGCGCGGCTGTCGTCGACGGACTCACGAAGCTGGAAAAAATTCAATTCCGCTCGAAAGAAGAGCAGCAGAACGAGAATTACCGCAAAATGTTCGTCGCCATGGCGCAGGACATGCGCGTCATCCTCATCAAGCTGGCGGACCGTCTACACAATATGCGGACGCTGAAATATCAATCCGAAGAAGCGCAGCGGCGGATCGCCTACGAGACGCTGGAAATTTTCTGTCCGATCGCGCATCGGCTCGGGATCTCGGCGATCAAGTGGGAGATGGAGGACATTGCCCTCCGTTACTTGAACCCGCAGCAATATTACCGGATCGCCAATCTGATGAAGAAGAAGCGCGCGGAGCGGGAGCAGTACATTGCCGACGTCATCGGCCGCATTCGCGAGAAGCTGGAAGACATGGGCATCGACGGAGACATTTCCGGCCGTCCGAAGCATATTTACAGTATTTATAAAAAAATGACCGCGCGTAGCAAGCAGTTTAACGAGATCTATGATTTGCTGGCGATTCGCATCATCGTCGACAATATCAAAGACTGCTATGCGACGCTCGGCATTATTCATACGTTGTGGAAGCCGATGCCTGGCCGGTTCAAAGATTACATCGCCATGCCGAAAGCGAACATGTATCAGTCGCTCCATACGACGGTCATCGGACCGACCGGCGAGCCGACGGAGGTGCAAATCCGGACTTGGGATATGCACCGGACCTCGGAGTTCGGGATCGCGGCGCACTGGGCGTACAAGGAAGGCGGCGTCGTACCGGGCGGTTCCTTCGAGGATAAAATGACGCTGTTCCGCGAAATTATCGAGCTGCAGCATGAGGCGAGCGACGCTTCGGAGTTCGTGGAATCGCTGAAGATGGACTTCTTCTCCGATCTCGTATTCGTATTCACGCCGAAAGGCGAAGTGTTCGAGCTGCCCGCAGGCGCGGTGCCGCTTGATTTTGCGTACCGGATTCATACGGAGGTCGGCAACCGGACGATCGGCTCTAAGGTCAATGGCCGTATCGTACCGCTCGACTATAAGCTGAAGACCGGCGATATCGTGGAGATTTTGACGTCGAAGCATTCCTATGGTCCGAGTCAGGACTGGATCAAGATCGCGCAATCCTCTCATGCCCGCAGCAAAATCAAGCAGTGGTTCAAGAAGGAGCGGCGCGAGGAGAACGTCGTCAAAGGCCGCGACAATATCGAGCGCGAGCTGAAGCGCATCGGGCTGGAGCCGTCAAGCTTCATGTCCGATGCGCAGCTGCAGGAAGCGGCGAACAAGTTTACGTTTAACGATATCGACGATATGCTGTCAGCCGTCGGATTCGGCGGCATTACCGCGGCTCAGATTTGTACGAAGCTGACGGAAAAAATGCGCAAGGAAGCCGAAGAGGCGAATCAAATCGAGCTGTCGAACGAGATGAAGGAGATGAAATCGTCTCCTACGCTGCGGAAAACCCGTCCGACGCACGGCGTATCCGTCAAAGGCGTCGACAACCTGCTTGTTCGGTTCGCTCGATGCTGCAATCCGGTGCCCGGAGATGTGATCGTCGGCTATATTACGCGCGGACGCGGCGTTTCCGTGCATCGCACCGATTGCTTGAACCTGTCGTCGGCCAGCATCGACGGCGAGGAAGCGGCACGCGTGATCGAAGTCGAGTGGGAGCAATCCGTCGAGGCGAATTACAGCGTCGATATCGAAATTACCGGCCATGACCGTCCGGGCTTGTTGAACGAAGTGCTGCAAGCCGTGTCGGAGAGCAAGACGAACATTTCGGCCGTGTCCGGCCGTTCGGATAAGAATAAGCTGGCGATGATCCATATGACCATCCTTATTCGGAACATTGAGCATTTGCAGTCCGTGGTGGAACGGATCAAGCGGGTCAAAGATATTTACTCCGTGCAGCGGATCATGCAGTAG
- a CDS encoding adenine phosphoribosyltransferase, which yields MNFKDYIRIIPDYPQPGIRFKDITTLTNNGPVYKDAIEAIRQAVADKQIDLVAGPEARGFIVGAPLAVSLGVGFVPIRKSGKLPGEVIEANYDLEYGKDKLAMHKDAIKPGQRILIADDLLATGGTIATTINLIRQLGGEVVGAAFLIELGYLDGRTKLDGIDVFSLMTYN from the coding sequence ATGAATTTCAAAGATTACATCCGCATCATCCCGGATTATCCGCAGCCGGGCATCCGTTTCAAGGATATTACGACCTTGACGAATAACGGTCCGGTTTACAAGGATGCGATCGAGGCGATCAGACAAGCGGTTGCCGACAAGCAGATCGATCTGGTTGCAGGTCCGGAGGCGCGCGGCTTCATTGTCGGCGCGCCGCTGGCCGTTTCGCTTGGCGTAGGCTTCGTTCCGATCCGCAAGAGCGGCAAGCTTCCCGGCGAAGTAATCGAAGCGAACTATGATTTGGAGTATGGCAAAGACAAGCTGGCGATGCACAAAGACGCGATTAAGCCTGGCCAACGCATTCTGATCGCGGACGATCTGCTCGCGACGGGCGGCACGATCGCGACGACGATCAACCTGATCCGCCAGCTGGGCGGCGAAGTGGTTGGCGCGGCTTTCTTGATCGAGCTGGGCTATCTGGACGGCCGTACGAAATTGGATGGCATCGACGTATTTTCGCTCATGACGTATAATTAA
- the recJ gene encoding single-stranded-DNA-specific exonuclease RecJ, with translation MLQSKTRWRLAPFDLEGEARATGLARSLSLPPLVARLLVQRGYDRLETARRFLNGGTECLHDPFLLKGMKEAVERVQAAVQKGERVRIYGDYDCDGVSSTTLMTYLFTRLGLHFDYYIPHRTLEGYGLNKAALRAAADLGITLIVTVDTGISAVEEIAYANELGIDIVVTDHHEPPHQLPDAYTIVNPKQGDCEYPFKGLAGVGVAFKLAQALLDEPPVEWTDVVALGTIADLMPLTDENRVLVKLGLEQLRQTDKPGFRALAEVGGIELKSLVSTNVAFGMAPRINAAGRLEHAKQAVGLLTATDHDAAAANAFQLDLLNKQRQQIVDDIVLEAEEMWKAKCKTAEEAGKPSPSVIVLAGEGWNVGVVGIVASKFIERYYKPTLILGLDGETGKCKGSARSIEGYDLHAALTECDELLDHYGGHQAAAGMTLYKDNLAAFEERLSGLADQWLTEEDWIPKTSIDLSCKMEDATLRVREQLAQLEPFGIGNEAPKLLLTGVTLADRKSMGKESKHLKLAISGQGKMLDAVCFGNGHLTERLAHGAAIELVGELSLNEWNGQRKAQFMVSDLRVPHIQLFDRRSDGDRESADALWKQLAGSPYGDAAVLVPGPAHLDAALSSEGMLPDVPVFTYDDQAWQSRFKCEHLFVLGKPASADKLAQAIAACEGLEAVHLHYDLGRAKAVFPTREQFGQLYQLLRRECPVPVEGISKQLAQKLNAAEEVISFMLKVFTELAFIHADDKGLTQLSPVSGKKELSHSTAYRDAQRLFESNEVLSAPAKTMAEWIIAQVKHSLLHLNEGVVSS, from the coding sequence ATGCTGCAATCCAAAACCCGCTGGCGTCTCGCTCCGTTCGATCTGGAGGGAGAGGCGCGAGCGACAGGCTTGGCCCGGAGCTTGTCCCTTCCCCCGCTGGTCGCGCGCTTGCTCGTACAGCGCGGCTACGACCGGTTGGAAACGGCGAGACGGTTTCTGAACGGGGGCACCGAATGTCTGCACGATCCTTTTCTGCTGAAAGGGATGAAAGAGGCAGTCGAGCGCGTTCAAGCGGCCGTGCAGAAAGGCGAGCGCGTGCGCATCTACGGCGACTACGATTGCGACGGCGTATCGTCAACCACCTTAATGACCTACCTGTTCACGCGGCTGGGACTTCATTTTGACTACTACATTCCTCATCGGACGCTGGAGGGCTACGGGCTGAACAAGGCGGCGCTTCGTGCCGCGGCCGACCTTGGCATCACGCTGATCGTGACGGTCGATACGGGCATCAGCGCGGTCGAGGAAATCGCCTATGCGAATGAGCTCGGCATCGATATCGTCGTGACCGACCACCACGAGCCGCCTCATCAGCTGCCGGACGCTTACACGATCGTCAATCCGAAGCAGGGGGATTGCGAGTATCCGTTCAAAGGCTTGGCCGGCGTCGGCGTCGCGTTCAAGCTTGCGCAGGCGCTGCTGGACGAGCCTCCCGTGGAATGGACCGATGTCGTAGCGCTCGGGACGATTGCCGATTTGATGCCGTTGACGGACGAGAACCGGGTATTGGTCAAGTTGGGCCTCGAGCAGCTGCGGCAGACGGACAAGCCGGGCTTTCGCGCGTTGGCGGAAGTGGGAGGCATCGAGCTGAAGTCGCTCGTGTCGACGAACGTTGCATTCGGCATGGCGCCTCGCATTAACGCTGCCGGAAGGCTGGAGCATGCGAAGCAAGCCGTCGGGCTGCTTACGGCGACGGATCACGATGCCGCCGCCGCGAACGCATTCCAGCTGGATCTGCTCAATAAGCAGCGCCAGCAGATCGTTGACGACATCGTTCTGGAAGCGGAAGAGATGTGGAAGGCCAAATGCAAAACGGCCGAGGAAGCGGGCAAGCCGTCTCCATCGGTTATCGTGCTCGCGGGCGAGGGCTGGAACGTCGGCGTTGTCGGCATCGTGGCTTCGAAGTTCATCGAGCGCTATTACAAACCGACGCTTATTCTCGGCTTGGATGGCGAAACCGGCAAGTGCAAAGGTTCCGCCCGATCGATCGAAGGCTATGACCTGCATGCCGCGTTGACCGAATGCGATGAGCTGCTCGACCATTACGGAGGCCATCAGGCTGCTGCGGGGATGACGCTGTACAAGGATAACTTGGCGGCGTTCGAGGAGCGGTTGAGCGGACTCGCGGATCAATGGCTGACGGAAGAAGACTGGATCCCGAAGACGAGCATCGATCTCAGCTGCAAAATGGAGGATGCTACGCTGCGGGTTCGGGAGCAGCTTGCGCAGCTGGAGCCGTTCGGCATCGGCAACGAAGCGCCGAAATTGCTGCTGACCGGCGTGACGCTGGCCGACCGCAAGTCGATGGGGAAAGAGAGCAAGCATTTGAAGCTGGCCATCAGCGGGCAAGGCAAAATGCTCGATGCGGTTTGCTTCGGCAACGGCCATCTGACGGAGCGGCTCGCGCACGGCGCGGCCATAGAACTCGTCGGCGAGCTGTCCTTGAACGAGTGGAACGGCCAGCGCAAAGCGCAGTTTATGGTTTCCGATCTGCGCGTGCCCCATATTCAGCTGTTCGATCGCCGTTCGGACGGCGACCGCGAATCGGCGGACGCGTTATGGAAGCAGCTCGCAGGGAGTCCTTACGGGGATGCTGCCGTTCTCGTGCCGGGACCTGCGCATCTTGATGCAGCATTGTCCTCGGAGGGGATGCTGCCTGACGTCCCGGTCTTCACCTACGATGATCAAGCGTGGCAGAGCCGCTTCAAGTGCGAGCATCTATTCGTGCTCGGCAAGCCGGCGTCCGCCGACAAATTGGCGCAGGCGATTGCCGCTTGCGAAGGTCTCGAAGCCGTACATTTGCACTATGATTTAGGCAGGGCAAAGGCCGTGTTTCCGACAAGGGAACAATTCGGACAGCTCTATCAGCTGCTTCGCCGTGAATGTCCGGTGCCGGTTGAGGGCATAAGTAAACAATTGGCACAGAAGCTAAACGCAGCGGAAGAGGTCATTTCGTTCATGCTGAAGGTTTTTACGGAACTGGCCTTTATACATGCCGACGATAAGGGGCTTACCCAGCTGAGTCCCGTGTCGGGAAAGAAAGAGTTGTCCCATTCGACGGCGTACCGCGACGCGCAGCGCCTGTTCGAATCGAACGAAGTGTTAAGCGCTCCGGCCAAAACAATGGCGGAGTGGATCATCGCGCAAGTCAAGCACTCATTATTACACCTAAACGAAGGAGTCGTTAGTTCATGA
- a CDS encoding cation diffusion facilitator family transporter, with translation MTATQRYARAESAAWTGLIGNVCIAAMKGGIGVLAGSQSLMADACRSASDAAASFVSLTGVRRCRQLGSPHAPVPATRGKAEAAAGVMASILLMILGLEIGISAIKSIADGVDEGPGWPAAAVVLLAFLLKEIRFPVKERGADLYASLAAFVGTGGAMLGKPLGMPVLHYLDPAASLIIVVIVFTSGYRVASASVMRSRFLEVEPADMSELKAVVLRMEGVISVEVLRAREHGHYAVAEVVICVNPRISVLEGNEIAKRVKYFLMKRFSHMTEVAVHVEPYDPGYPYKTNHDTSQEQLPTLLQ, from the coding sequence ATGACAGCGACACAACGTTATGCCAGAGCCGAGTCCGCAGCTTGGACCGGTTTGATCGGCAATGTCTGTATAGCAGCGATGAAAGGCGGAATCGGCGTACTAGCGGGCAGTCAGTCGTTGATGGCGGATGCCTGCCGCTCCGCTTCGGATGCAGCCGCTTCATTCGTCTCCTTGACCGGCGTTCGCCGGTGCCGTCAGCTTGGATCCCCTCATGCGCCCGTGCCGGCGACAAGAGGCAAGGCGGAAGCGGCGGCCGGCGTAATGGCATCCATTCTGCTTATGATTTTAGGCTTGGAGATCGGCATTTCCGCGATTAAATCGATTGCCGACGGCGTGGACGAAGGACCGGGTTGGCCGGCGGCCGCCGTCGTGCTGCTCGCTTTTCTGCTGAAAGAAATCCGCTTCCCGGTCAAGGAACGGGGAGCGGACCTGTACGCTTCGCTTGCCGCGTTTGTCGGAACAGGCGGCGCCATGCTGGGCAAGCCGCTCGGCATGCCCGTCTTGCATTACCTGGATCCGGCGGCATCGCTCATTATCGTCGTCATCGTCTTTACCAGCGGCTACCGCGTCGCTTCCGCATCCGTCATGCGCAGCCGGTTTCTTGAAGTCGAGCCGGCGGATATGTCGGAGCTGAAAGCGGTCGTGCTGCGGATGGAAGGCGTAATCAGCGTCGAGGTGCTGCGGGCGCGCGAGCACGGGCACTACGCGGTGGCGGAAGTGGTCATCTGCGTCAATCCGCGCATTTCGGTGCTGGAAGGCAATGAGATCGCGAAGCGCGTGAAATATTTTCTGATGAAGAGATTCAGCCATATGACCGAGGTGGCGGTTCATGTCGAGCCGTACGATCCGGGTTATCCGTACAAAACAAATCACGATACGAGTCAGGAACAACTACCGACGCTACTGCAATAG
- the secF gene encoding protein translocase subunit SecF, protein MRFSKFTEVSEGKFDFVKNARYFFIFSIIITVLGIITLGIHGLNYGVDFKAGSNVDIAVKKDLTGQKEQIEQYLKDNDFGSPTLTVGANRITVRFDEVLTDQKEKALKEGFAAKFDKEASAEVNTVDTEIARELQTNALYAIIVASIGIVIYVSIRFEWRFAIAAIVSLLHDAFIVISLFSIFKLEVNLPFIVAILTIIGYSINDTIVIFDRIRENLRFAKIKTAADVARLVNESIWQTLTRSINTVMTVVVAAVCLLIFGSASIQLFSLAILFGLVSGAYSSIFIASQLWLVLKNKQKPKAAVKSPAAS, encoded by the coding sequence GTGCGCTTTAGTAAATTCACGGAAGTATCCGAAGGCAAGTTCGACTTCGTCAAGAACGCCCGCTACTTCTTTATTTTCTCGATTATCATTACGGTGCTCGGCATCATTACGCTGGGCATTCACGGCTTGAATTACGGCGTCGATTTCAAGGCCGGTTCGAACGTGGACATTGCCGTTAAGAAAGATTTGACCGGTCAGAAGGAACAAATCGAGCAGTACTTGAAAGATAACGACTTCGGCTCGCCGACGTTGACCGTAGGCGCAAACCGGATTACGGTACGTTTCGACGAAGTGTTGACGGATCAGAAGGAGAAGGCGCTCAAGGAAGGCTTCGCCGCCAAGTTCGATAAGGAAGCATCGGCGGAAGTCAACACGGTTGACACTGAGATCGCGCGAGAGCTGCAAACGAACGCGCTGTACGCGATCATCGTTGCCAGCATCGGGATCGTCATCTACGTGAGCATTCGCTTCGAATGGCGTTTTGCGATCGCCGCGATCGTGTCCTTGCTCCATGACGCGTTCATCGTTATCAGCTTGTTCTCGATCTTCAAGCTTGAAGTGAACCTGCCGTTCATTGTCGCGATTCTGACCATCATCGGTTATTCCATCAACGATACGATCGTTATTTTCGACCGGATCCGGGAAAACCTTCGCTTCGCGAAAATCAAAACGGCCGCGGACGTTGCCCGTCTCGTAAACGAGAGCATCTGGCAAACGCTGACGCGTTCCATCAACACGGTTATGACCGTCGTGGTGGCCGCGGTTTGCTTGCTCATCTTCGGCAGCGCGTCCATCCAATTGTTCTCGCTGGCGATTCTGTTCGGTCTCGTAAGCGGCGCGTACTCGTCGATCTTTATCGCGAGCCAGCTCTGGCTTGTTCTGAAAAACAAACAAAAACCGAAGGCGGCAGTCAAGTCTCCGGCTGCCTCGTAG
- the secD gene encoding protein translocase subunit SecD, translating into MNRLLAFVLIVVLSAGVVAGTSSWIFNDVKLGLDLKGGFEILYEAQPIEPGGTVTKDSLVETAKSLEARANATGVAEPEVTTEGTNRIRVKIAGVSDETKVRDILKKPAELTFRSARGCAADKGYCKIELRGSDFKENGASVHQTNLNAYEIGIKLKSAKQFAEVTREIAKLSATGQNQLAIYLDETQLSAPSVATEINQDEAVITGNFTREEATNLKNTINLGALPLKLTEKYTQSVGATLGKLSLQETVWAGVIGTVLILLFMMAFYRLPGIIASLCIIVYIWLLLLGFNLIDATLTLPGIAAFILGIGMAVDANIIMAERIKEEMRSGKSILSSQKAGSKSSFRTIIDAHVTTTIAALVLFFIGVGSVKGFAVILLLSIIISVLTNVFFSRLLLTLIIRSGIVKKKSLFGVKESEVRAL; encoded by the coding sequence ATGAATCGTCTGCTAGCATTCGTTCTCATCGTCGTGTTATCGGCCGGCGTTGTAGCGGGAACAAGCTCTTGGATTTTCAACGACGTGAAACTCGGACTGGATTTGAAGGGCGGCTTTGAAATTTTGTATGAGGCCCAGCCGATCGAGCCAGGCGGCACGGTGACGAAGGATTCTCTGGTCGAGACGGCTAAGAGCCTTGAGGCGCGCGCTAACGCAACGGGCGTAGCCGAGCCGGAAGTCACGACGGAGGGCACCAACCGGATCCGCGTAAAAATCGCCGGCGTGTCCGACGAAACCAAAGTAAGGGACATCCTCAAGAAGCCTGCAGAACTGACCTTCCGCAGCGCGCGCGGCTGCGCGGCTGATAAAGGATATTGCAAAATCGAGCTTCGCGGCAGCGATTTCAAGGAAAACGGCGCTTCCGTACACCAAACGAACCTGAACGCGTACGAGATCGGGATTAAGCTGAAAAGCGCGAAGCAGTTCGCGGAAGTGACGCGCGAAATCGCGAAGCTGAGCGCAACCGGCCAAAACCAGCTGGCGATCTACCTGGACGAGACGCAATTGTCGGCTCCGAGCGTAGCCACCGAAATCAACCAAGATGAAGCGGTCATTACGGGCAATTTTACCCGCGAAGAAGCGACCAACTTGAAAAATACGATCAACCTGGGCGCATTGCCGCTCAAGCTGACCGAGAAATATACGCAAAGCGTTGGCGCAACGCTCGGTAAGCTGTCTCTGCAAGAGACCGTATGGGCTGGCGTTATCGGCACTGTTCTGATTCTTCTCTTCATGATGGCGTTCTACCGTTTGCCAGGCATCATCGCAAGCCTCTGTATCATCGTGTACATTTGGCTGCTGCTCCTGGGCTTCAACCTGATTGATGCGACGCTGACGCTTCCGGGCATCGCGGCCTTCATTCTCGGCATCGGTATGGCGGTAGACGCCAACATCATTATGGCGGAGCGGATCAAAGAAGAAATGCGCAGCGGCAAAAGCATTCTTTCGTCGCAGAAGGCCGGCTCCAAATCTTCGTTCCGTACCATTATCGATGCGCACGTCACGACGACAATCGCCGCGCTCGTGCTGTTCTTCATCGGCGTAGGCTCCGTTAAAGGCTTTGCGGTTATCCTGCTGCTCAGCATCATCATCAGCGTATTGACGAACGTTTTCTTCTCGCGTCTGCTTCTCACGTTGATTATCCGCAGCGGCATTGTGAAGAAGAAATCCTTGTTCGGTGTTAAGGAGAGTGAAGTACGTGCGCTTTAG
- a CDS encoding post-transcriptional regulator produces the protein MTNEPKPLSEEEWVATIEHLCSSKAEEFRMIGYEHVTGNDIWQCVNERYAKSGMPAMHQVVNDILSLKVTKFMNFLTLSAYKGTHF, from the coding sequence ATGACAAACGAGCCTAAACCATTGTCGGAGGAAGAATGGGTCGCGACCATCGAGCATTTGTGTAGCAGCAAGGCCGAGGAATTCAGAATGATCGGGTATGAGCATGTGACGGGAAACGATATTTGGCAATGCGTGAACGAACGGTATGCAAAATCGGGCATGCCGGCGATGCATCAGGTCGTCAACGATATTTTGTCGCTGAAAGTGACGAAATTCATGAATTTTTTGACGCTCAGCGCCTATAAAGGGACCCATTTTTGA